In Takifugu flavidus isolate HTHZ2018 unplaced genomic scaffold, ASM371156v2 ctg370, whole genome shotgun sequence, the genomic stretch cgaacaaactctccagaagacgtgtgagacagccaggaggaccgaagtcgactgtacaaggtaatatatttatctgtgattagaagtatatacaaaatatgtaccgttttgatgatttgtattttaacgattttcccctctgtctaaacagaaccatcaaaacagaaccttcaaacgtgcgcctctctgagcactgtgactcccacggcagctccaccctcccgtgaaccttctgcccctgcgaggagacgtagaatacggcaagcgtgtaccactctgacccctgtacttacagcgggACCCACGGCAGATCGACcctccctttcaccagatcctttcgaacctgcgaggccgataaggagacgtaggaaccagagacacaagtctaacattgttaggagattgtttgatggtatattttatactatatcttcttgactaataataataataatatataaaaaaaaaaaaataactcatctctcatctaattacagattcagggttgagattaaacgagagcgttcctgaaccgtccttcaacagggtcgagggggatacggggggcaacgatcatccccaacaacagcacaagcaccacgagagcgttcgtcaaccgtccttcaacagggtgGACGGGGATACAGCCGGATAcaatcatccccaacaacagcacgagcaccacgagagcgttcctgatcCGCTCTTTGACAGGGCTGaggatacaggctgctacattcattcccaacacccccaagacaaggtagtgctggagattttcaataatgtcatacggtatattgtttcctccaattgtaaccaaaggtgtactaaaacagtgttgaaaaagctgtaatttttttttcctttttctgtcttttgtttaagatatggatgaggatttcaatgttgaatattttaatcaagtaccgattgttttacaaatagctgttgatcaattaagtgatgaggatttcaatgttgaatattttaatcaagtaccgaatgctttacaaatagctgttgatcaattaagtgaaattccaatctccattccaataaatttacattttacagagcaaaatgaaaacgtcctagaacttgacaccttacaactcataaatgatgccctcgaaaaccttaatgcagttaatgcagtagagtttgaaaatcattctccttcatcagctctccacacgcaaagtgatcatgtcttacacgcggtaacaatcagatcagagacggattcagcagagacacaatcggctcttcctaaccccGCTCCTGAAAagggtgagaggtcaggagaaggggggccagagagcagctcctcaccccatctttctcctcagcaagggggaggagggctaggagaaaatccatccgatctctctcctgagcggggtgagaggttttttaatgattttaacgcatggagaacaagacgctcctttaacattcccactcggggaaatgtgcctgacattgcaacattctatcgagatgtaacaggggttatcagcgaattggtggatgttgccagacgacatagtagtcgcaatgatttaatacagttggaggtggtgggtgaaaacgtacacaatcatgttacagttgctgtggatgaacaaggtgaaaatattctaccggcttttaatggaatgctagatcggattgtgcagtcaaacggtatcatttcagCGGATGAGcatatagaattcatccttcacgtggtgcagaacccaggaggaggtgccaaacgtaagatggagaaaactctagactgtgaaatcattgacaaaaaaagacgtcacttatttatcgtagacaacagagacaaccagctttgcttcgccatcagtctagctcacgttatctacccgaaacttactgaaagagaatgccttgatattgcgaggaagttgcagcatcaggctggtttaaatgatgagacccccgtcactttcagtgacattggtaaatttgaaaatattttggggcgtaaaattgttgtgttttacagaacatgccacagtaaacccctctcacattatgagacaaaattctctgatcgttccaatcagttgtttctctttttactacaaaatcactattatgggataaaaaatctcaaagccttcctggggtcgtcagtctgtaattattgttacaagacttttaagcacccctatacccacttttgtaaaggttactgcgcagtgtgcaacgatcctgcctgccccacagaggggttcaacacagtggtttgctctgactgtaacagaacgtgtcgctcaccctcttgtttcaccagacacaaattggtcggttcaagcagaaagtccagcctctgcgaccaaatcaaaaaatgcgcacgatgcgaactatactacagtgtcaatttgtcgttagacgatgcaaagcatcgctgtgcggtgaaaaaatgtaaaatctgtggtgaaaaactgcagagcgactctaaagtcgatcatagttgttacattcctaccctccaaccagacatctcacatcctgatttggttttttatgattttgaaacatttgtgggtcaaaatggagagcatgttccttttttagtgcatacaaaaacatccaaaggtgaagagaaggcgttttatggtcttgactgtgctaaaatgtttattttgcatttcaggaagacacgatacaaacagaacatctttatagcccataatgccaaggggtttgacagttatctggtgttaaaaggtatgttggaactggatgtgacgccacaacagattctgatgaacgggagtaaaatcctcagttttgaggaatcccattatggtctcaaattcatagattccctgtcatttctccccatgcgtctcagcgctatgcccaaagccttaggattcactgacaagaccaaggggtatttcccacacaaatttagctcagaaattcacctcaattacgtggggccctatcccgttccgtccgactacgacgtagatcgcatgacggtgcgcgaacgggaagaatttgacccgtggtacaacgaggtcagccgaggtacctttgacttccaaaaggaggcctcgctgtactgcaaaaatgatgttgacattctcacccagggcagtcttaaatttagagatcagttcctaggtgagacgggggtagacccttttggttctatcaccatagccggagcctgtatgaaggtgtttcgcaccaattatctgactcctaacactctggctatcccctgccctcacaactatttgaatcagagcaaaagattctctagcgcattggttcaatggttagaatggttgatgcacaaagaaaaaatctttatacagcatgctctaaacatgggtgaaaaacagattggtgcatttttcgtagacggatatgctgagattgacggtgtaaaacatgtctgggaatttcatggatgtttttaccacggctgtcccagttgctttgatcccacagtacagtgcgatatgagaggcgtcacctttggtgaactccactacaaaagtgagaagagggtgagtgagctacagaccacacatggggttcgtgttgtagtcatgagagaacacacgtggaaccagatgaaaacaacatgcacggaggttaaagaatttctccgttgctttaacgctcctgagcctctcaacccccgaaaagcacttttcggaggtagaacgagcgctttaaaactgcgacacacggcagcgcccgatgaaaccatccactatgttgatgtcacctcactgtacccgtttgtcaacagtacttgctcttaCCTCCTTggtcaccccgtgatcatctacaaagatttcgaggacccacgcagctactacggcttcatcagagccactgtgtatcctcctcgaggtcttttattccccgtgttaccgcacaaaagtgagggaggtaaattactctttacactgtgtcgcacctgtgccgaaactaacaatgagggtggcccctgcgaacacgacgatgagggcagagctctgacgggggtctgggtcaccgttgaattcatcaaagctctggatgtggggtacagggtgggtaaaattacagaagtctggcactttgacaagagcagcgacactgtgtttaccgactacatacacacctttttgaaaggaaagcaggaagcctcgggttaccccgctgaggcgacggaccgagagagcagggaaaaatacatcagggactatcaggagcatcagggcatccttttagatgctggcaaaatcgagaccaatcctgtgaaaagacaggttgctaaattgtgtctcaacagtttgtggggaaagtttgcacagagagataatttgtttaaaaccaccattgtctcagatcctaaagaattctttagttacatgttttcaggtaaatacaaagtcgaatacttttccgttctccacagcaacagagctctcatcaggtggaaatacaccgacgggtacgttcaacccccaggtaaacagagtaatgtttttattgcagcattcaccacagcacacgcacgactgaagctgtacagttatctggaaaaactacaagacagagtgttttacatcgacacagatagtttaatctatctggtcaaagagggtgagaaacctctagagctgggtaactatttaggtgacctgacggatgaactggatggtgacagcattcaagagtttgcagcggcgggtcccaagagttacgcgtaccaaacacgaaataaaaagaaagtcgtcatgcgtgtgaaaggtatcactcagacccgggaattttgtgagcgtgtgagctttgacagtgtcagagagctggtggagggttacctgagtaataaacaagagggaaacacgatcgagatccgtcaacacagcatcagacgtgataaaaagggttttgcattgagaaatgtgtcatttgataaaaaatttagggtggtgtatgacaaaagacgactctttgctgacggaacaactctgcctttcgggtattagaaatgcaggaaattgaatttgatcctaggtttatctttccttttttttgtttaatcgtgggtccgagcgggtgtggaaagacctattttgtaaaaaatgtattggaaaactgtgaccgtgtaataaatgttgtacctgacaatatcgtgtggatttatacctcttttcaacctatgtacactgaactgcaaaagatgattaaaaacattaaatttgtcaaaggtctgccagattcttttgaagatgaaacactgtttcctcctgatcaaaagcatttgattattttggacgatgttatttttcaagcctctgaccatcctgaagtggtaaagatttttacacagtatcgccaccacagaaacatgagcgttatgatgttgacgcaaaacgtgtttcaccagggtaaacacagtcgcaccatcagtttgaacagcaattatttggtcatgtttaaaaacccacgggataaactacaaatgaatatattggctcatcagatttttccatcacaaaagacatttttcttggagagttttgaagacgccacaaaagaccctcacgggtatttaatagtggatctcacccccgtctgcccagatccgtacagactgaggacgggtgtacttcctcaccagcaagcggccgtttacatccccagagcgtcgacgtagatcatcatgtcagcgcgtataaaaagaaacgcacccctgctgaaggccctgtaccgtgccacacccaagaaacgtagagacattcttattcacagctccccggattttatccagacactgtgtgagatttctttaaatcttctaaaaggaaacgtccccctgactccttctcaatttaaaaaactgaagagacagaaaaaaattatcaaactgttggccgataaaagaaccagtttaaagaggaagcaacaggttctaaagaagcagatgggcggatttcttttacctctcctctcagcggtggtacctttgatcgggaacctcgtcggaggattgatacgaaaatgactttgaaaaaggcccaaaaaatgtttctcgtcacccctcatcaactcaaccgcctgacgcgaccctcccagtccatcagagatgtcgcggaggacgatttggatgctaggatgagagccatcttaaacgagcaggggctgagctctcatgaaaaaattaaaaaatataacgcgttactgcaaagatatctgacctttgtgaagcaggatcagacagagaatctgacagagaatctgacaaagacggaggcagaggcagattctgggacggacgtacggacgtccgatagcatcatcgacgacgtgttgcagagcctcccagcgcgagatcgcaagaacgccgaatacgtcttaaagaaattatccgaccgtcacgatgtttggaatacaaaaggggaatttgtgtaccggggcaacgttgtaaaagggtctcacatgatcgatctattcaaacgactcttgtttccttttaaaaagaaaaaatcagagggttctgaacctcccggatggacacattttttaaatactctctcagaattaaacatccctttgtcttctataagtaacccacgagcgcgtaatcaataccgactcctcaagatggatgcgatcggatctcaagactctgaaacacctgcggatctaccgtcaaaaactagaagacg encodes the following:
- the LOC130520396 gene encoding uncharacterized protein LOC130520396; this translates as MDEDFNVEYFNQVPIVLQIAVDQLSDEDFNVEYFNQVPNALQIAVDQLSEIPISIPINLHFTEQNENVLELDTLQLINDALENLNAVNAVEFENHSPSSALHTQSDHVLHAVTIRSETDSAETQSALPNPAPEKGERSGEGGPESSSSPHLSPQQGGGGLGENPSDLSPERGERFFNDFNAWRTRRSFNIPTRGNVPDIATFYRDVTGVISELVDVARRHSSRNDLIQLEVVGENVHNHVTVAVDEQGENILPAFNGMLDRIVQSNGIISADEHIEFILHVVQNPGGGAKRKMEKTLDCEIIDKKRRHLFIVDNRDNQLCFAISLAHVIYPKLTERECLDIARKLQHQAGLNDETPVTFSDIGKFENILGRKIVVFYRTCHSKPLSHYETKFSDRSNQLFLFLLQNHYYGIKNLKAFLGSSVCNYCYKTFKHPYTHFCKGYCAVCNDPACPTEGFNTVVCSDCNRTCRSPSCFTRHKLVGSSRKSSLCDQIKKCARCELYYSVNLSLDDAKHRCAVKKCKICGEKLQSDSKVDHSCYIPTLQPDISHPDLVFYDFETFVGQNGEHVPFLVHTKTSKGEEKAFYGLDCAKMFILHFRKTRYKQNIFIAHNAKGFDSYLVLKGMLELDVTPQQILMNGSKILSFEESHYGLKFIDSLSFLPMRLSAMPKALGFTDKTKGYFPHKFSSEIHLNYVGPYPVPSDYDVDRMTVREREEFDPWYNEVSRGTFDFQKEASLYCKNDVDILTQGSLKFRDQFLGETGVDPFGSITIAGACMKVFRTNYLTPNTLAIPCPHNYLNQSKRFSSALVQWLEWLMHKEKIFIQHALNMGEKQIGAFFVDGYAEIDGVKHVWEFHGCFYHGCPSCFDPTVQCDMRGVTFGELHYKSEKRVSELQTTHGVRVVVMREHTWNQMKTTCTEVKEFLRCFNAPEPLNPRKALFGGRTSALKLRHTAAPDETIHYVDVTSLYPFVNSTCSYLLGHPVIIYKDFEDPRSYYGFIRATVYPPRGLLFPVLPHKSEGGKLLFTLCRTCAETNNEGGPCEHDDEGRALTGVWVTVEFIKALDVGYRVGKITEVWHFDKSSDTVFTDYIHTFLKGKQEASGYPAEATDRESREKYIRDYQEHQGILLDAGKIETNPVKRQVAKLCLNSLWGKFAQRDNLFKTTIVSDPKEFFSYMFSGKYKVEYFSVLHSNRALIRWKYTDGYVQPPGKQSNVFIAAFTTAHARLKLYSYLEKLQDRVFYIDTDSLIYLVKEGEKPLELGNYLGDLTDELDGDSIQEFAAAGPKSYAYQTRNKKKVVMRVKGITQTREFCERVSFDSVRELVEGYLSNKQEGNTIEIRQHSIRRDKKGFALRNVSFDKKFRVVYDKRRLFADGTTLPFGY